The DNA window CCTCCAGCATCCGGCTCCGACCCTCACCTGCATGCCCAATCGGGACGACGAGAAACTGTGGGTCTCAGCCCCCTACGCGGTCGCCGTCCACGGCGGCAAGAACGTCACGGCCGATCCGCCCCGTACCGAGCTTTGGGCGTTGCTCTATGCCCAGGTCAGGCAGGCGGACAAGAAGGCTTTCCGGAACATCCTGCTCGACGATCGCCGGCTCGACTGGCGCCTGCAGGTCGAGACGGAGAAAGACGTCGATGTCCTGGAGAAATACTCCGACGACCAGCTGAAGGTACTCAGTTCCATCGCATTCGAGAACTTCAAGTACGAGATCAACGCGGCCAACGCGATCAACGTCCTGAAGCTGGCCGACTTCAGCATCACGAACAAAGACGCGACCAAGTACGGAACCGTCGTGTGGAGCCAGAACGAAGTCCTCCAGCTCCTGGCAAACCTCGGCCTGCCGCTGGACTCTCCACTCAGTGTGCTGGTCGTCGAGAACCTGCCCCAGATCAGAAACTTCCGCGAGCACATCTCTCGCCTCGACAAACCGCGGGTTGCGGCGGCCGCCGGTGGCTTGGTCGGCAGCCCCGTCGGCGAAGACAATCCGCAGGACTTCACGGGAGGCTTCGCCGCATCGACGCTGTCCATGAGCGCGGTTCCCTTCGACACCGCGAGCCCCGTGAGCGACGAACTGGGGCACCACCGCCTGCTGCGCACCTCACCCCTGACTGAGGTGCCGGAGATCTGCCCGCCGAAGTAGCGAGCAGCGGCCTGGCACCATCCTGGTTGTGGATCCGGACCGGTTCGGCCTACGATAGAGCGTGGTCGAGTTGCCCAGGTTGAACCATGGCGGAGCGTGAGAACGGCGACACGAAGACTCGCCAGCGCCTGCGGGTGCTTCAGGAAGCCTTCGCCGAACAGCTTCCGAATCGGATCAAGCAGATTGGCAAGGACTGGCACAGCTTGCTCGAGGAGGAGAGGCCCGCGGCCGCGCTCCAGTCTCTGCAGTTGAAGATCCGCAGCCTGGCGAGCTCGAGCGGCAGCTTCGGCTTTGCCTCGCTGGGGGACGCCGCGCGACGACTGGAGCTTCTCCTGAAGGGCGTTATCGTCAGGCCTGAGGCGCTCACTCCCGAGCAGGCAGCGAGGATCGAGCAGGGGGTGATGGACCTCAAACAGGCATGCCTCGAGTTTGCCGGTGCCGGCGAGGTAGAGATCCTGGATTCCTCGACCCTGGACCTGGCCATCGCCCACGAGAGGGCCAGCCGGGTGATTTTCCTGATCAGCGGCGATGGTCAACTCGCGGCCGACCTGGGCTTCGAGCTCGGCTGCTTCGGTTTTCTGGTGCGCAGGGTCCCCGATCTCGAAGAGCTCGAGCGGCACTTGGATCAGTCGCGACCCGCCGCCATCGTTTTGGATGCCGAGCCCTTCGAGGAGCGCATGGTGGACGCCGCCTGGGTGAACGCGCTCCGGCAAAAGCGGGACGGCCCGGTCCCCGTGTTCGTTCTCGCCTCGCGCACCGACTTCGAGTCCCGGCTCGAGGCGGTGCGCTCCGGCGGCGACGCGTATCTGGTCAAGCCGCTCGAAGCTCGCAAGTTGATCGACAAGCTCGAGGTCCAGCTCCAGGGTCCGTTGTCGGAGCCCTATCGGGTTCTTATCGTCGAGGAGGACTACTCGGCGAGCCTCGAGCACTCGCTCACTCTGCAGGGCGCGGGCATGACCACCACTTTGGTGCAGGACCCGATGAAGCTCTGGGAATCGT is part of the bacterium genome and encodes:
- a CDS encoding diguanylate cyclase — its product is MAERENGDTKTRQRLRVLQEAFAEQLPNRIKQIGKDWHSLLEEERPAAALQSLQLKIRSLASSSGSFGFASLGDAARRLELLLKGVIVRPEALTPEQAARIEQGVMDLKQACLEFAGAGEVEILDSSTLDLAIAHERASRVIFLISGDGQLAADLGFELGCFGFLVRRVPDLEELERHLDQSRPAAIVLDAEPFEERMVDAAWVNALRQKRDGPVPVFVLASRTDFESRLEAVRSGGDAYLVKPLEARKLIDKLEVQLQGPLSEPYRVLIVEEDYSASLEHSLTLQGAGMTTTLVQDPMKLWESLVEARPDLIMISLSLAGISGFQLAAVIRQQDAYMEIPIILLSAESGLGEQVEAMRVEADDVLVTPVSSDVLISSVSNHVQRARALKRFVSTDSLTGLLSHTSFLARLVLEVDRALAANSQLAFAVIDIDHLHAINETYGHLSGDSALTNLAGLLKQRLRRSDVLSRYGGDEIAVVMPATSGQNAVKVLDGIRGLYAEIREYSHNAAYFPTFSCGVAALPGYEDCSALRQAALDALDSARRQGRNRVVLAESQTAGAATGRV